The Candidatus Binatia bacterium DNA segment GCGGTGCCTGCCCGGAAATGGAACGGTACGCTCCGAGGCTACGCTTTCGCGATGATGTCGTCGGCGTAGCGCCGCAGCGCGTCGATCTTCTGGGTCAGCGTCATGCTGTCCGAGCTCCGGTCGTAGGGGTTGCGGAAGCCGACGATGACATCGGTGATGCCGAGATCTTCGAGGCCATGGATGCCGTCGACGGTGAACGCATCGAATGAAATGACGTGAAGTTCAAACGGCTCGCGCTCGCGTCCGTACTCTTTCCGCAGCTGTGTCAGCCGCTGCAGCATGGCTCC contains these protein-coding regions:
- a CDS encoding LLM class flavin-dependent oxidoreductase: IDIIRGLTKGDFYEFHGKHYDIPSIKICPVPTEPIPILIGGHSEPALRRAARIGDGWMHAGSDDLGAMLQRLTQLRKEYGREREPFELHVISFDAFTVDGIHGLEDLGITDVIVGFRNPYDRSSDSMTLTQKIDALRRYADDIIAKA